Proteins from a single region of Ziziphus jujuba cultivar Dongzao chromosome 1, ASM3175591v1:
- the LOC107404389 gene encoding GDSL esterase/lipase APG-like encodes MDICNMRGALILVFVCALVNGGNAQESTTLVPAIITFGDSAVDVGNNDYLPTIFKANYPPYGRDFINHQPTGRFCNGKLATDITAETLGFKTYAPAYLSPQASGKNLLIGANFASAASGYDEKAAILNHAIPLSQQLEYFKEYQTKLVKVAGAKKAASIIKDAIYILSAGSSDLLQNYYVNPLLNKVYTFDQYSSYLLGSLTSFIKEWYRLGGRKIGVTSLPPLGCLPAARTLFGFHESGCISRINTDAQGFNKRISSAATSLQKQYPDLRVVIFDIFKPLYDVVKSPSQYGFTEATRGCCGTGTVETTSFLCNSKSIGTCPNATQYVFWDSVHPSQAANQVLADALIVQGIALIG; translated from the exons ATGGATATCTGCAATATGAGAGGAGCTTTGATTTTGGTGTTTGTATGTGCACTTGTGAATGGAGGCAATGCGCAGGAATCAACTACTCTAGTTCCGGCCATCATTACTTTTGGTGACTCTGCTGTAGATGTTGGGAACAATGACTACCTTCCCACCATTTTCAAGGCTAATTACCCTCCTTATGGAAGGGACTTCATCAATCATCAACCTACTGGGAGGTTTTGCAATGGTAAACTAGCTACTGACATCACGG CTGAAACTTTGGGCTTCAAGACTTATGCGCCGGCATATCTTAGTCCACAGGCATCAGGTAAAAACCTACTTATTGGAGCCAACTTTGCTTCAGCTGCATCTGGTTATGATGAGAAAGCGGCAATCTTGAAC CATGCAATTCCGTTGTCCCAGCAGCTAGAATATTTCAAGGAATACCAGACAAAGCTGGTCAAGGTAGCTGGTGCTAAGAAAGCAGCATCCATTATCAAGGATGCAATATACATATTGAGTGCTGGTAGTAGTGACCTTCTTCAGAACTACTATGTCAATCCTCTGCTTAACAAAGTCTACACGTTTGACCAGTATTCCTCCTACCTTCTTGGTTCACTCACAAGTTTTATTAAG GAGTGGTATAGGTTGGGAGGCAGGAAAATTGGGGTGACTTCACTCCCTCCATTGGGTTGCCTTCCAGCTGCAAGAACCTTGTTTGGTTTTCATGAGAGTGGATGCATCTCTAGGATCAACACCGATGCCCAAGGATTTAATAAGAGGATCAGCTCTGCTGCAACAAGTCTTCAAAAGCAATACCCTGATCTTAGAGTTGTTATCTTTGACATTTTCAAGCCTCTTTATGATGTTGTTAAGTCTCCATCCCAATATG GATTTACTGAAGCAACAAGAGGTTGCTGTGGTACAGGGACTGTAGAGACAACATCATTCTTATGCAATTCCAAATCAATAGGAACTTGTCCAAATGCGACTCAGTACGTATTTTGGGACAGTGTGCATCCATCTCAAGCAGCTAATCAGGTTCTTGCCGATGCACTGATTGTCCAAGGCATAGCTCTCattggatga
- the LOC107404388 gene encoding UDP-glucosyltransferase 29-like — protein sequence MVMEKEEARQKSMRVLMLPWLACGHITPFLELAKKLTHGNFNIYLCTSPVNLNFIKNQVPHHLRPNYPSNSIQLVELHLPSLPDLPPHHHTTRGLPLHLFPTFVKAVHMTKPQVSHIIQTLKPDLLIYDVFPFWVPDLTSSLNIPSVAFITSGLAFVSLMFHQIKNDHEEFPFPEISPDYLRIKFSHMRKHLPFTDDQGRDISPISMYQRSSKIILARSCRELEGKYIDYLSLSFGKKIVPVGPLVTNPAHGNEGIDIINWLNKKDKSSTVFVSFGSEHCLDKEDMEEIAHGLELSKVNFIWVVRFEEGEKMKLEDALPNGFLERVGEKGMVVENWAPQIKILNHTSIGGFVSHCGWGSVMESITFGVPIIAMPMHMDQPWNARLVEELGIGLEIKRDNDNGKLQRGNVGKIINQVVVEKTGEDIRRKAREMNDCIKSKAEEEVDEVVNELLKLAEGHI from the coding sequence ATGGTCATGGAGAAGGAGGAAGCTAGGCAGAAGAGTATGAGAGTTCTAATGCTTCCATGGTTGGCCTGTGGTCACATAACTCCATTCCTAGAGCTAGCTAAGAAGCTCACTCACGGAAACTTTAACATCTATCTGTGCACTTCTCCTGTTAATCTCAATTTCATCAAGAACCAAGTTCCTCATCATCTTCGTCCAAACTACCCCTCCAATTCTATACAACTAGTAGAGCTTCATCTACCATCTCTTCCTGACCTTCCTCCTCACCACCACACAACCAGAGGCCTCCCGCTACATCTCTTTCCCACCTTCGTAAAGGCCGTACACATGACCAAACCTCAAGTCTCCCATATCATTCAGACCCTTAAGCCAGACTTGCTCATATATGATGTTTTTCCATTTTGGGTGCCCGATTTAACTTCTTCTCTCAACATTCCATCTGTTGCCTTCATAACTAGCGGACTGGCCTTCGTTTCTCTAATGTTTCACCAAATCAAAAATGATCATGAAGAATTCCCTTTTCCAGAAATCTCTCCTGATTATTTGAGAATTAAGTTTTCCCATATGCGCAAGCATCTTCCTTTCACTGATGATCAGGGAAGAGATATATCACCCATCAGCATGTATCAAAGATCTTCTAAAATCATTCTGGCAAGATCTTGTAGAGAACTTGAGGGAAAATATATCGATTATCTTTCACTTTCTTTTGGCAAGAAGATTGTTCCTGTTGGTCCTCTGGTTACAAATCCTGCCCATGGCAATGAGGGTATTGACATCATCAACTGGCTCAACAAGAAAGACAAGTCTTCGACTGTGTTTGTGTCCTTTGGCAGTGAGCATTGTCTGGATAAGGAAGATATGGAGGAGATCGCTCATGGGCTAGAGCTTAGCAAGGTGAATTTCATTTGGGTTGTTAGGTTTGAAGAGGGAGAGAAAATGAAGCTTGAAGATGCTCTTCCAAATGGGTTTTTAGAAAGGGTGGGAGAGAAGGGAATGGTTGTTGAGAATTGGGCACCCCAAATAAAGATTCTGAACCATACAAGCATTGGTGGGTTTGTGAGTCACTGTGGATGGGGTTCAGTCATGGAGAGCATAACATTTGGTGTCCCGATCATAGCAATGCCTATGCATATGGATCAGCCATGGAATGCAAGACTAGTAGAGGAGTTAGGGATTGGTTTAGAGATTAAGAGGGACAATGATAATGGAAAGCTTCAAAGAGGAAatgttggaaaaattattaatcaaGTGGTGGTGGAAAAAACTGGAGAAGATATTAGAAGGAAAGCAAGAGAAATGAATGACTGCATAAAAAGTAAAGCTGAGGAAGAGGTGGATGAAGTGGTAAATGAACTTTTAAAGCTAGCTGAAGGGCACATATAA